GTTCTTAAACTTATTATCCGGATCTGCTAACCTTTCTGCCATGTGATTGACTACTCTAAAGAGCCGGTTCCAGAGATCATTCATGGCTTCCCTGGTTGAATTCTGAACCTGTCTCTCGATAGATTGCTTGATGGAATCAACTTCACTGTCATTCAACTTAACCCGAAAGTCCTCTGCTTCGGGTACAGGAGTAACCTGACTTGAAAACGCATATTTAGTACGCAGAGTGGATATATCAGGATAGTCTTCCTCGTCGAACATGCCATTCAATCTGAGTTTTGCCTCATTTTTCAAGTCAGGATAAACTCTGATGAAATTAGCCGTTTCTCTATCAAAATCAGCCTGCAGGTTTTGCATTGCTTTCACATAGTTAAAATAATTGGCTGCCGGCAATAGTCTTCCACCATTATCATTCCAGGGAAGAGTGTTTTCATAATGGAATGTCCGGGCAGCAGAGACCATTTTTCTGATATTTGCCAAATATTCATTGGCAATGAGTATCTTATTATATCTACCTGCTTCGTCTGCATTGTATTGAATCTCTATTTCCCGGGATATTTTCCGGTCATATTTTCTCGCTGTCCAGAAACTGATATTCAGATGGACAAGCATAGCTTTTTCATTAAGTGACATTTTTCCTCCTTATTACAAGATCACATCAGAGTGCTTGACTGCCCACTGGGTAAACTCTTCGGTATTTGCCAAAACCTTGTTTCTTTTGATAGTGTCTTTGATCAGCAGTACCTGGAATTCCGCTGGCATTCGCTCAGTATATCTGATTATTTGGGAAAAGTTCTTTTTGTTTGCTTTGGCACTCAAAGCACCGCAGATAGCAAACAGCATAGATGGTTCACGAGGGACGGCAATCTTATCAGGACTTGCTATCAGTTGTTTAATATCAGGCAGGTCCTGATAGATCTTTAAAAAACCCAGAAACTCGGCAGCAAAACCTTCCCCGGCAGCGCCCGATATCATTTCGTATTCCACATCTTTAGGAAGACCTGCCTTCATCATCTTGCCAACATTGGCAATAGTTCTGGGATTAGGTGAGTTGATGATAGCTGCTGTTGGAGTAAAATCATGCAGCATATTAGGTCTGAATCTGATAAAAGCCAGCAGTTCCACTGGCATATCGTTCTCAATTGCCCATTCCACCCAGTCATCGGTTACCACATCCAGTTCCAGAATAGCTGAAAATCGACTCTTTACCGGTTCTAAAATTCCCTGCACACCAGCTCGATCCTGTCTCCTGTTAGTAGCAGCCATGAATACGACATGTTCAGAGACTTTATGACCATTGATCCTGCGCGCTAACAATAAGTTCATCGCACTGGCTTGTACACTAGCACAAGCCTGACCAAGGTCATCAAGGAAAAACGCAGTCGGTTTCGTTGCTTCAATAAGCCGGAGCAGATCACCAAATGGCAAAAATGTTGCTTTGTGTTCTCCTTTCACGGGAAAGGGCAGACCCTTGAAGTCGGTGGGATCAGATACGACCGGATGTGAAAGGATCAATTCTGTGTTTGTTTCCTGGCAGGCTTGTGTTACTATGTCGGTTTTACCAATACCAGGTGCTCCCTTGATCAGAAGGGGATATTTATTTTTGATAGCAAATTTGACAGCTTCTTTAAGTTGTTTAGCTCTCATTATTTCTCCTTATAAATAAAAATGCCGGATTGCTCCGGCTTCAATTGTTAATAGATTCTTGTTTAAGGTTCTTACTGCTCTGGCGCAGTTAGTTTATCACCTTTGACTCTTTGATAGTTCATCACAAATACTGACTGATTTTCGATATAATATCCCCAGCGTTCTCCGTCTTCTCCGGTAAATTCCACTTCACCATCAGCTGCAAACAAAGCAATCCGGAGCAGCCATACCTGATCATAGTACCATTTCGCATAATATTCATCACAAATCAGGCAATTGTAGTCATCAAGAAACAGCAGATCAAGTTCCTGCTCCCAGTCCTCCGCTATTCCAGAAGAAACTTTCATTTTCACCTCAGCTAAAAGACCCTTGAACTCGTCTATCTTATCTATACAGATATCCAGTGACATATTGCTGAAATAGCCCATAATAATTCCTTAGAAAGCTTTGCTCATTTTCTGGACAATTGTCTGGACTTTAAGTTCCTGAAATATCTCTTCATCAAGGTCTGATACTGAAAGGACTTTTCTCCAATAGTAGAGTCTTGGTAACTGTCCTGTCGTAGTTTCTCGGCTATCGGTCTGGGAGCGAAAGAACTGAATTGCTTCGGCAAGTTGCTCGTAAGGACAATAACTGCCGTCAATTTCTACCCGTAATCTGCCGGACTTCAATCTCAGAATGGAGTAAAAACAGCTGGAAATCATTTTTTTGTAGGTTCTCATAAAGTCACTGATCTTAATATTACCGCTGTTGTAAGAAGTAAATTCGATTTCACCGCAGGCTAATTCCTGCCATTCATTTACCGGAGCATCGATAAAATCTACTTCTTCTAAAAATCCGGCAGTATCCCAGATATCCAGCTTGATGCGGGTAATGGCTTTTTCGATACTCATACTCTTCCAGTGATAACAGGGATAGTCTTTTCCGGCGGGGAAACTATCCAGATAGCAGCCATAGGCGATCAGACCATGGTTCTTTTTGAAGATCACGATCCCATTGCCGGGATTACATCCATACGCCAATAATATCACATCGCTGGCAATGTATTTGATAATCGTTCTCGTGTTTGAATAAGCAATTGTGTGTCGACGTGGGTCTCGGGGATTTTCAGTATCATGAGTACTATCCATCCTTGTTAGGATCTCGCTTAAAAGAGGCATTTGGGTTGTTTTCATCGGGTAAACTCCTATCTTAGTGTTTTAGTATTAATAATCTCTTCTGTGGCCAAAAATAGTGTCCAGGTTTCGGCAGATAGCTTCTGCTACATGTCTTAGTAACACAAGCAGAATTCTTTGCAGCTTTGGGCAGATTAGCATAATCTCCTCCTTATTTTGTTGTTGTAAAAAAAAGTAGTCAGGCTCTGGTAAAATTGCTCCTGATATTTAAAGCCTGATCAGACACTGCTGGCAAATTCGGGCTGAAACAGATCCACTACTTCCGAGCCGGGCTGTTCGTGAATGTACATTTCCAGAAGCGTGGCTGGATTGGCATGACCAAGATATTCAGCTACGTATTTGGCTGTCTTGTGACAGGTCTTTAAAAGATAGTTAGCTGTGGAATGACGCAACAGGTGGGGATGGATTTCCTGACCCAGTATTTCCTGACCTGCTGCCTTGATTTTACGATAGAGGTTGGATCGATCCAATCGATGATGACTGCTGTTTTCAAACAAATAGTACTCTCCTTGAAATTCTTGTCTGAGGCCTTTATATAGCTGATGGTCAATGAATACCGTCCTCTGTTTATTGCCTTTACCAACAAGTTTGATCTCTACCTGCTCAGCAGGTGTTATATCCATTAATCTAATGCTGGTCAGTTCTGAGATGCGGCAGCCTGTTTTGAAAAGAAAATCGAAGATCATACCCAGTGTATGTTCTGATCCTTCTATCAGATTCTGCACCTGACCAGAATTAAGATATTTAAGTACTTTCTTATCCTGTTTGACCGGCTTGATCTCAGAAAATATCTCATCTACCATCATCCGTCCCAGGTAGTTTTCTCTGATACCAGGCTGGTGCTTGATAAGCTTCTTCAGGTTCTGGCGGGAAAGGTTCCAGGTAGTGGCTGCCTGCTGGTATTTAATCTCTACCAGAAAATCTGCTATTGACTGTTCACTGACTTTCTGGCGACTGCGAGCCAGATAGTCATTATACTGCTGACCGATGGTACGCAGGTTACGGCGGGAATGTCCTGCCAGACCATTTCGATTATTTTCATACTTGATATGATCAATCACTCGCAGATCTAGCTGCCTGTTGCGTGGAATTAGTTTCATGCGTCCTCCTAGGTTAAATTGTTAAATAAAGTGATAAATAGTTACAACACTACTATTCTATTGTTGTAAATAGAGCTGAAAAGCCCCTCAAATGGTTAATTGGTTACTAGTTAATTAATAGTATTAAGACGTTATCCTGCTTTCTCATGAATGGTTTCCCCATTAGAAAACCTGGCAGCTACTCGCAAGGGGGTACTGAACTGACGAAAAATATCTTCTACTTGCCTGATCAGCTTACTCTCAGCTCTTTCTGCCCATTTACGAGCTAACTCGCTTTTATAGAGTGCCATGCGTTCCGAGCAGGCAGAATAATCCCTGATCGGTTCATAAAACTCCGTCTCAAAGACAGGTTCGCCTTCAATCTTATAGACCAGATCCCAGTCCAGATTGCAACCGGCATAATAGCCAGAACGGATAATAATGGATAACTCCAGATCAACAGAGAAATTCTGATAGCTCTTGCTGAGAGCCAGACCTGTGATTACCCGAGATGGATAACTACGAAGTTCATGCGGATCATTTCCGTCAAAAGTATAATCTACGGGAACTTCAGAAAGAGCTGATCGCAGGTTTTCTAACAGATCTTCATAATCAAACTCATCTGCCAGTTCGCAAGCAAATATACGATTGGCATTTACATTGTGAAAGTTGCTAGTGGACATGTAAAACTCCTTGAAAAGGGACTCTCACCAAATTACTCAGATGAAAACCATATATCCTTCCCATTATATATATGCCAGTATTTTGCCAAATTCGCACTTTTGCGAAAA
The Candidatus Stygibacter australis genome window above contains:
- a CDS encoding DUF3150 domain-containing protein translates to MSLNEKAMLVHLNISFWTARKYDRKISREIEIQYNADEAGRYNKILIANEYLANIRKMVSAARTFHYENTLPWNDNGGRLLPAANYFNYVKAMQNLQADFDRETANFIRVYPDLKNEAKLRLNGMFDEEDYPDISTLRTKYAFSSQVTPVPEAEDFRVKLNDSEVDSIKQSIERQVQNSTREAMNDLWNRLFRVVNHMAERLADPDNKFKNSLVDNIVDLCDLLPRLNITSDPKLEDALLEVRQKLTANDSQILRDNDVVRTKTAAEAQKILDKMKHYLPAA
- a CDS encoding tyrosine-type recombinase/integrase, which gives rise to MKLIPRNRQLDLRVIDHIKYENNRNGLAGHSRRNLRTIGQQYNDYLARSRQKVSEQSIADFLVEIKYQQAATTWNLSRQNLKKLIKHQPGIRENYLGRMMVDEIFSEIKPVKQDKKVLKYLNSGQVQNLIEGSEHTLGMIFDFLFKTGCRISELTSIRLMDITPAEQVEIKLVGKGNKQRTVFIDHQLYKGLRQEFQGEYYLFENSSHHRLDRSNLYRKIKAAGQEILGQEIHPHLLRHSTANYLLKTCHKTAKYVAEYLGHANPATLLEMYIHEQPGSEVVDLFQPEFASSV
- a CDS encoding ATP-binding protein → MRAKQLKEAVKFAIKNKYPLLIKGAPGIGKTDIVTQACQETNTELILSHPVVSDPTDFKGLPFPVKGEHKATFLPFGDLLRLIEATKPTAFFLDDLGQACASVQASAMNLLLARRINGHKVSEHVVFMAATNRRQDRAGVQGILEPVKSRFSAILELDVVTDDWVEWAIENDMPVELLAFIRFRPNMLHDFTPTAAIINSPNPRTIANVGKMMKAGLPKDVEYEMISGAAGEGFAAEFLGFLKIYQDLPDIKQLIASPDKIAVPREPSMLFAICGALSAKANKKNFSQIIRYTERMPAEFQVLLIKDTIKRNKVLANTEEFTQWAVKHSDVIL